From Pseudomonas sp. CCI4.2, one genomic window encodes:
- the tyrS gene encoding tyrosine--tRNA ligase: MKSVEEQLALIKRGADELLVESELVEKLKRGQPLRIKAGFDPTAPDLHLGHTVLINKLRQFQELGHQVIFLIGDFTGMIGDPSGKSATRPPLTREQVLSNAETYKTQVFKILDPAKTEVAFNSTWMDQMSSADFIRLSSQYTVARMLERDDFHKRYSTNQPIAIHEFMYPLVQGYDSVALRADVELGGTDQKFNLLMGRELQRAYGQEAQCILTMPLLEGLDGVKKMSKSLGNYVGIQEAPGIMYSKLVSIPDALMWRYFELLSFLSMEEINGFKADVEAGSNPRDIKIKLAEEIVARFHGEEAAASAHRSAGNRMKDGELPNDLPAIGIAGSEDMPIAAVLNKAGLVKNSAVARDLLASGGVRIDGEVVDRGFVFKLGATHVCQAGKKSFGRITLNLE; the protein is encoded by the coding sequence ATGAAATCGGTTGAAGAGCAGCTAGCGCTGATCAAGCGCGGTGCAGATGAACTCCTGGTCGAGTCAGAACTGGTCGAAAAGCTTAAGCGTGGTCAGCCACTGCGAATCAAGGCAGGGTTCGATCCTACGGCACCTGATCTGCACTTGGGTCATACCGTGCTTATTAATAAGCTGCGCCAGTTTCAGGAGTTGGGTCATCAGGTTATTTTCCTGATTGGTGACTTCACCGGGATGATTGGCGATCCGAGCGGCAAAAGCGCAACGCGTCCTCCGCTGACGCGGGAGCAAGTGTTGTCCAACGCTGAGACCTATAAAACCCAAGTCTTCAAAATTCTTGATCCGGCAAAGACCGAGGTGGCATTTAACTCCACCTGGATGGATCAAATGAGTTCTGCCGATTTCATCCGCCTATCTTCCCAGTACACCGTGGCGCGGATGCTTGAGCGGGATGACTTCCATAAGCGTTATTCGACTAATCAGCCCATTGCTATCCATGAGTTCATGTATCCGCTGGTGCAGGGGTATGACTCCGTAGCGTTGCGTGCCGATGTCGAGCTGGGCGGTACCGATCAGAAATTCAATCTGCTGATGGGGCGCGAGCTGCAGCGCGCCTACGGTCAAGAAGCGCAATGCATTCTGACCATGCCTTTATTGGAAGGGCTGGACGGCGTGAAGAAGATGTCCAAGTCCCTGGGTAACTATGTTGGGATCCAAGAAGCGCCGGGCATCATGTATAGCAAGCTGGTCTCCATTCCTGATGCGCTGATGTGGCGCTACTTTGAATTGTTGAGCTTCCTTTCTATGGAAGAGATCAATGGCTTTAAGGCGGACGTTGAAGCAGGCTCCAATCCTCGCGACATTAAAATCAAGCTGGCCGAAGAGATCGTTGCGCGTTTCCATGGAGAGGAGGCGGCCGCCTCTGCTCATCGCTCCGCGGGTAACCGCATGAAGGACGGAGAGCTTCCTAATGACTTGCCCGCGATCGGCATCGCCGGTTCGGAAGACATGCCCATTGCTGCTGTTCTTAATAAGGCAGGGTTAGTCAAGAACTCGGCAGTCGCGCGGGATCTTCTGGCTTCTGGCGGGGTGCGTATAGATGGTGAGGTTGTGGATCGCGGGTTCGTCTTCAAACTGGGTGCGACCCACGTTTGTCAGGCAGGGAAGAAGTCTTTCGGGCGAATTACGCTTAATTTGGAATAA